One window from the genome of Variovorax sp. PAMC26660 encodes:
- a CDS encoding cupin domain-containing protein, which yields MSHDHADHGHSHSHDDDAAWKHDGVRVVAANQLDANTAQTPGMNRAAAINFARVGAQKLWAGTVTIHADAKTGAHHHGHLESVIYVVRGRARMRWGEKLEFTAEAGPGDFIYVPPFVPHQEINASATEPLECVLCRSDGEAVAVNLDIEPVEKPESVLWVDPTHPHGGV from the coding sequence ATGAGCCACGATCACGCAGATCACGGCCATTCGCATTCGCACGATGACGACGCGGCCTGGAAGCACGACGGCGTGCGCGTGGTCGCAGCCAACCAGCTCGACGCCAACACCGCACAAACGCCGGGCATGAACCGGGCGGCCGCCATCAACTTCGCCCGCGTGGGCGCCCAGAAGCTCTGGGCCGGCACGGTGACCATCCATGCCGATGCCAAGACCGGCGCCCATCACCACGGGCACCTCGAATCGGTGATCTATGTCGTGCGCGGCCGGGCCCGCATGCGATGGGGCGAAAAGCTCGAATTCACGGCCGAAGCCGGTCCGGGCGACTTCATCTACGTGCCGCCGTTCGTGCCGCACCAGGAAATCAACGCCAGCGCGACCGAGCCGCTCGAATGCGTGCTGTGCCGCAGCGACGGCGAAGCGGTGGCGGTCAATCTCGACATCGAGCCTGTAGAGAAGCCGGAATCGGTGCTCTGGGTCGACCCCACGCACCCGCACGGCGGGGTCTGA
- the hemA gene encoding glutamyl-tRNA reductase, with protein sequence MSVWALGLNHTTAPLDLRGRFAFALDQIAPTLQSLRSSFGSGSHPQVEAAIISTCNRTEIYCASEHIALDHTFGWLAQSGGVAPALLRSHAYTLHDDEAARHAFRVASGLDSMVLGEAQILGQMKDAVRAAETAGALGSTLNQLFQRSFAVAKEVRTATEIGAHSISMAAAAVRLAGQLFEDLHQTRVLFVGAGEMIDLAATHFAAKDPKSIAIANRTLERGEKLASRFGGEAMHLADLPARLAEFDIVVSCTASTLPIIGLGAVERALKARKHRPMFMVDLAVPRDIEPEVKALEDIYLYTVDDLAQVVQQGQANRQAAVAQAEVIIDAGVQSFMHWLGQRGTVPLIQQLNAQADEWRAAEMARARKLLAKGESIDAVLEAMSRGLTQKMMHGAMAELHAGDAASREQTAQTISRLFLRKER encoded by the coding sequence ATGTCAGTCTGGGCTCTCGGCTTGAACCACACGACCGCGCCGCTCGATCTGCGCGGTCGTTTCGCGTTCGCGCTCGATCAGATCGCCCCCACGCTGCAGAGTTTGCGCAGTTCTTTCGGCAGCGGCAGCCACCCCCAGGTCGAAGCCGCGATCATCTCCACCTGCAACCGCACCGAGATCTACTGCGCCTCCGAGCACATCGCGCTGGACCACACCTTCGGCTGGCTGGCCCAGAGCGGCGGCGTGGCCCCTGCCCTGCTGCGCTCGCACGCCTACACCCTGCACGACGACGAAGCCGCCCGCCACGCCTTCCGCGTGGCCAGCGGGCTCGACTCGATGGTGCTCGGCGAAGCCCAGATCCTCGGCCAGATGAAAGACGCCGTGCGCGCGGCCGAAACCGCCGGCGCACTGGGCAGCACGCTCAACCAGTTGTTCCAGCGCTCGTTCGCGGTCGCGAAAGAAGTGCGCACCGCCACCGAGATCGGCGCGCATTCGATCAGCATGGCGGCTGCGGCCGTTCGGCTGGCCGGCCAGCTTTTTGAAGATCTGCATCAAACGCGCGTGCTGTTCGTCGGTGCGGGCGAAATGATCGACCTGGCCGCGACGCACTTCGCAGCCAAGGACCCGAAGTCCATCGCCATTGCCAACCGCACCCTCGAACGCGGCGAGAAGCTGGCCTCGCGCTTCGGTGGCGAGGCGATGCACCTGGCCGACCTGCCGGCACGGCTGGCCGAATTCGACATCGTGGTGAGCTGCACCGCGAGCACGCTGCCAATCATCGGCCTGGGCGCCGTCGAGCGCGCGCTCAAGGCGCGCAAGCACCGCCCGATGTTCATGGTCGACCTGGCCGTGCCGCGCGACATCGAACCCGAAGTGAAGGCGCTGGAAGACATCTACCTCTACACCGTGGACGATCTCGCTCAGGTGGTGCAGCAGGGCCAGGCCAACCGGCAAGCCGCCGTGGCACAGGCCGAAGTGATCATCGATGCCGGCGTGCAGAGCTTCATGCACTGGCTGGGCCAGCGCGGCACGGTGCCGCTGATCCAGCAGCTCAACGCGCAGGCCGACGAATGGCGCGCCGCCGAGATGGCACGGGCGCGCAAGCTGCTCGCCAAGGGCGAATCGATCGATGCGGTGCTCGAAGCCATGTCGCGCGGGCTCACGCAGAAGATGATGCACGGCGCCATGGCCGAGCTGCATGCGGGCGATGCCGCATCGCGCGAGCAGACGGCGCAGACCATCTCGCGCCTGTTCCTGCGCAAAGAGCGTTAG
- the prmC gene encoding peptide chain release factor N(5)-glutamine methyltransferase codes for MTATTTPSTVAQALAAAVALGIDRLDAQLLLLHALGRALHDRAWLLAHDTDALPDAAWSALAAQLSRRLAGEPVAYLLGEKEFHGLSLQVDARVLVPRPDTETLVEWALQCLEGHAAARALDLGTGSGAIALALQHARPDAQVDAVDASADALAVAQANARRLGLPVRFAQAHWLDGAADGYTVIASNPPYIAANDPHLPALRHEPSSALVAGADGLDDIRQIIQDAPDHLAQGGWLLLEHGHDQALAVRQLLAERGFTEVQSREDLAGIQRCSGGIWRTVK; via the coding sequence ATGACAGCCACCACCACGCCGTCTACCGTGGCGCAGGCGCTGGCTGCGGCGGTCGCGCTGGGCATCGACCGGCTCGATGCGCAGTTGCTGCTGCTGCACGCGCTGGGTCGCGCCCTGCACGACCGGGCGTGGCTGCTGGCGCACGACACCGATGCGCTGCCAGATGCGGCATGGTCCGCGCTCGCGGCGCAGCTGTCGCGCCGGCTGGCGGGCGAACCGGTCGCCTATCTGCTGGGCGAGAAGGAGTTTCACGGCCTCAGCCTGCAGGTCGATGCACGGGTGCTGGTACCGCGCCCAGACACCGAGACGCTGGTCGAATGGGCGCTGCAGTGCCTCGAAGGCCATGCCGCCGCGCGTGCGCTCGACCTCGGCACGGGCAGCGGCGCGATCGCGCTGGCGCTGCAACACGCCCGCCCCGATGCGCAGGTCGACGCAGTCGATGCCAGTGCGGATGCGCTGGCGGTCGCCCAGGCCAATGCACGACGCCTGGGCCTGCCGGTGCGCTTTGCCCAAGCCCACTGGCTCGACGGCGCCGCCGACGGCTACACGGTCATCGCCAGCAACCCGCCGTACATCGCCGCGAACGACCCGCATCTGCCTGCGCTGCGCCACGAACCATCTTCCGCGCTGGTCGCGGGTGCCGACGGGCTCGACGACATCCGCCAGATCATTCAAGACGCCCCCGATCACCTCGCGCAAGGCGGCTGGCTGCTGCTCGAACACGGCCACGACCAGGCCCTGGCCGTGCGCCAGTTGCTCGCCGAACGCGGTTTCACCGAAGTCCAAAGCCGGGAAGACCTGGCCGGCATCCAGCGCTGCTCCGGCGGAATCTGGCGCACGGTGAAATAA
- the grxD gene encoding Grx4 family monothiol glutaredoxin, giving the protein MSDAQQRIDDLVKTNELVLFMKGNASFPMCGFSGRAIQILKAVGVDTRTLKTVNVLEDDGIRQGIKEYSNWPTIPQLYVKGEFVGGSDIMMEMYESGELQQVLNGNPA; this is encoded by the coding sequence ATGTCCGACGCTCAACAACGCATCGACGATCTCGTCAAAACCAACGAACTCGTGCTCTTCATGAAGGGCAATGCAAGCTTTCCGATGTGCGGCTTCTCGGGCCGCGCCATCCAGATCCTCAAGGCCGTCGGCGTCGACACCAGGACGCTCAAGACCGTCAACGTGCTCGAAGACGACGGCATCCGCCAGGGCATCAAGGAATACAGCAACTGGCCCACGATTCCCCAGCTCTACGTGAAGGGCGAATTCGTCGGCGGCTCGGACATCATGATGGAGATGTACGAGTCGGGCGAGCTGCAGCAAGTGCTCAACGGCAACCCTGCCTGA
- the prfA gene encoding peptide chain release factor 1, translating to MKSFLRHQLERYAQRLGELDFLLSREDIMSDMAQYRTISREHAEITQIAGRYERYKQREADIAGAKDMLDDPDMAEMARDEIAGAEAELLQLEEELQRLLLPKDPDDARNAFMEIRAGTGGDESALFAGDLLRMYTRYCERAGLRCEVVSESASELGGYKEVVIRIVGDDVFGKLRFESGGHRVQRVPATETQGRIHTSACTVAVLAEPDETVAVQINPADLRIDTYRASGAGGQHINKTDSAVRITHIPTGIVAECQDDRSQHRNKAKALQVLSARIQEKDRSERAAKDAAMRKGLIGSGDRSDRIRTYNFPQGRLTDHRINLTLYKLLAIMEGDLGDVLEALRAAREAEQLAELESSLPA from the coding sequence GTGAAATCCTTCCTGCGCCACCAACTCGAACGCTACGCCCAGCGCCTGGGCGAGCTCGACTTCCTGCTCTCGCGCGAAGACATCATGAGCGACATGGCGCAGTACCGCACCATCTCGCGCGAGCACGCCGAAATCACGCAGATCGCCGGCCGCTACGAGCGCTACAAGCAGCGCGAAGCCGACATTGCGGGGGCAAAGGACATGCTCGACGACCCCGACATGGCCGAGATGGCGCGGGACGAAATTGCCGGCGCCGAAGCCGAGCTGTTGCAGCTCGAAGAAGAGCTGCAGCGCCTGCTGCTACCCAAGGACCCCGACGACGCGCGCAACGCCTTCATGGAAATCCGCGCGGGCACGGGCGGCGACGAATCGGCCCTGTTCGCGGGCGACCTGCTGCGCATGTACACGCGCTACTGCGAGCGCGCCGGCCTGCGTTGCGAGGTGGTGAGCGAGAGCGCGAGCGAACTGGGCGGCTACAAGGAAGTGGTGATCCGCATCGTCGGCGATGACGTCTTCGGCAAGCTGCGCTTCGAATCGGGCGGCCACCGCGTGCAGCGCGTGCCGGCCACCGAGACACAGGGCCGCATCCACACCAGCGCCTGCACGGTCGCCGTGCTCGCCGAGCCTGATGAAACGGTGGCGGTGCAGATCAACCCGGCCGACCTGCGCATCGACACCTACCGCGCCAGCGGCGCGGGCGGCCAGCACATCAACAAGACCGACTCGGCCGTGCGCATCACGCACATCCCGACCGGCATCGTGGCGGAGTGCCAGGACGACCGCAGCCAGCACCGCAACAAGGCGAAGGCGCTGCAGGTTCTGTCGGCGCGCATCCAGGAAAAAGACCGCAGCGAGCGCGCCGCGAAGGACGCGGCGATGCGCAAGGGCCTGATCGGCAGCGGCGACCGCTCGGACCGCATCCGCACCTACAACTTTCCGCAAGGCCGGCTCACCGACCACCGGATCAACCTCACGCTCTACAAGCTGCTGGCCATCATGGAAGGCGACCTTGGCGACGTGCTGGAGGCGCTGCGCGCCGCGCGCGAGGCCGAGCAGCTGGCCGAGCTGGAATCGAGCCTGCCGGCGTGA
- a CDS encoding GNAT family N-acetyltransferase, translated as MGTNAVFVRAMRADDLDAVLAIQLACYGAGFVEDGALIARRLATAPHTGWIAEHEGRVRAYLAGYPSMAGKLTPLHGEFEVAQEPDSLYLHDLAVHPEASGLGLGPALVRHAWAHATQAGWRHSTLVSAQASVGFWERQGYVTAQPAGSDQQARLATYPGASVYMARRLD; from the coding sequence ATGGGGACGAATGCCGTCTTCGTGCGTGCGATGCGCGCGGACGACCTCGACGCCGTGCTCGCGATCCAGCTCGCCTGCTATGGCGCGGGGTTCGTGGAAGACGGTGCACTGATCGCGCGGCGGCTCGCGACCGCGCCGCACACGGGCTGGATCGCCGAACACGAGGGCCGCGTGCGGGCCTATCTGGCGGGCTACCCGTCGATGGCCGGCAAGCTCACGCCGCTGCACGGCGAGTTCGAAGTCGCACAGGAACCCGATTCGCTGTACCTGCATGACCTGGCGGTGCATCCCGAGGCTTCAGGGCTGGGCCTGGGGCCAGCGCTAGTACGCCATGCCTGGGCCCATGCCACGCAGGCAGGCTGGCGGCATTCGACGCTGGTGTCCGCGCAGGCCTCGGTGGGCTTCTGGGAGCGCCAGGGTTATGTGACGGCGCAACCTGCGGGTTCGGACCAGCAGGCCCGGCTCGCGACCTACCCCGGCGCGTCGGTCTACATGGCCCGACGGCTGGACTGA
- a CDS encoding ABC transporter ATP-binding protein, giving the protein MLRAQHLEMTFNPGTPIENRVLRGLDLEIPTGQFVTVIGSNGAGKSTFLNAVSGDLIVDHGSIEIDGKDVTRMNAWQRSGMVARVFQDPMAGTCEALTIEENMALAWKRGERRGFGFSLNRNLRELFREKLSILKLGLENRLADRIGLLSGGQRQAVSLLMASLKPSRILLLDEHTAALDPKTAAFVLELTAKIVEGSQLTAMMVTHSMRQALDYGSRTVMLHEGQVILDVAGPQRAGLDVPDLLRMFEQTRGEKLDDDKLLLA; this is encoded by the coding sequence ATGCTGCGCGCCCAACACCTTGAAATGACCTTCAATCCGGGCACGCCGATCGAGAACCGCGTGCTGCGCGGGCTCGACCTGGAGATTCCCACGGGCCAGTTCGTCACCGTGATCGGCTCCAACGGCGCGGGCAAGTCGACCTTTCTGAATGCGGTGAGCGGCGACCTGATCGTCGACCACGGCAGCATCGAGATCGACGGCAAGGACGTGACCCGCATGAACGCCTGGCAGCGCTCGGGCATGGTGGCCCGCGTGTTCCAGGACCCGATGGCCGGCACCTGCGAGGCGCTGACCATCGAGGAGAACATGGCGCTGGCATGGAAGCGCGGCGAGCGGCGCGGCTTCGGCTTCTCGCTCAACCGCAACCTGCGCGAGCTGTTCCGCGAGAAGCTGTCTATCTTGAAGCTGGGGCTGGAAAACCGGCTGGCCGACCGCATCGGCCTGCTCTCGGGCGGGCAGCGGCAGGCGGTGAGCCTGCTGATGGCCTCGCTCAAGCCTTCGCGCATCCTGCTGCTGGACGAACACACGGCGGCGCTGGACCCGAAGACCGCAGCCTTCGTGCTGGAGCTGACGGCCAAGATCGTCGAAGGCAGCCAGTTGACCGCGATGATGGTCACGCACAGCATGCGGCAGGCGCTGGACTACGGCTCGCGCACGGTGATGCTGCATGAAGGCCAGGTCATCCTCGATGTGGCCGGGCCGCAGCGCGCGGGCCTGGACGTGCCCGACCTGCTGCGCATGTTCGAGCAGACGCGCGGCGAAAAGCTCGACGACGACAAGCTGCTGCTGGCCTGA